Below is a genomic region from Populus trichocarpa isolate Nisqually-1 chromosome 15, P.trichocarpa_v4.1, whole genome shotgun sequence.
tcatttattGGAAAATgttctttatacttttttttcctttcatttctatTGAGTTACCCAGATACCATGACTACGTCATAGATTTTGCATCTTGACTTGAGTGTGCTTAGAtcgagttatttatttatttaattatatttttttcttagtttttgtcTTTCAACAATTTGTTTaatagaaattgagtttcagatttgttttttcaacttgtttctataaaattatcacgttctcatttgatttattaaaaattaccGTTCAGACTTTTTTTCACgctatatttttaatgagatcatCTCAATCTTGTACTTATGATCACAGAGTTTGAGAGTTAGCTCAGTTTAACTGaagtctattttttattgttttttcaattattattttttagttttgcttttTAACATTAAGTGGTTTAGTAATTCAGATGGGTTtaagtcatatttttttttagcttttttgttgttattttttatttatattaattaaattaccaaTATTTATCCAATAAGTAAAATcccataactttttttcttaacattgtttttacatCAAAAACAGGATTTTGTCATCCCGCGGCGAAGCAAGTGTACGCTTATCTATTTCTCGAAGAATATTAATTTAGGTAAATCATGCTAGCGGCTAGCCTATCATTTCAGTGGGACTAATCAAAGCATGTGGAATTACTCTTAAGTCTTAACCATAGAAATGCCACCATTTTTACCAGTCTTGCTCTTTACATttgacaatattattattattattattattaaagcaGTATATCAATAATTGCGTTGGCGTGGTAATCAGCAATAATACTTTGCATGCTACCTCACCTTAtttagagcaaaaaaaaaaaaaaaaaaaacacaacagcGAGAGCATTCATGACTGGTCAAACAGCAAACTAATTTGCCGAGGTACTTTTGCCAGCTACCAAGACCAATTCCttcgttatatatatatatatatatatatatatatatatgaaaagataATCTCGTAAATACCCAAGAAATCAGGGCTAAACTTTAAGGCAAGTAGTCGCTTATCTACGAGTGCCTCCCGTCCAAAGCCTTCTCTCATTTCCTCGCCAGCAGAATCCAGAAAAAATATCAGTCAAGCTCTCTAAGCCCCTGCTGCTTTTACGCGGTAGAGTAGAAATAGACGACGGGCTCAGTCTCTTCAAGCCAAACACCAGTTCTCCTCCATGCACTGAATCCTAACCCTAATCCTAATCCCAACCAATCCTTTcgcaatctctctctctctctcactcacatCACAAGCCATGGGTGGAAATGGGAAGCGCAGGTGGAAAATCTCCTTTTATTCTCGCTCAAAACCTACACAAACccaacatcaacaacaacaacctccTAAAGAATTCATTTGCCCCATTTCTGGATCCTTAATGTTTGACCCCGTTGTTGTCTCCTCTGGCCAAACCTTCGAGCGGCTCTCCGTCCAAGTTTGTCACGATTTAGGCTTTATCCCCACCCTCCAAGACAACTCCCTTCCTGATTTCACCAACGTAATCCCCAATTTAGCTATCAAAACAACGATTCAAAACTGGTGTGATTCTTCAGGCACCCAACACCCTCCCGCACCGGATTACTCCTCCCTCGAGGAAATTATCCGTGAGAAAATGAAATTCTCGTCCCCTTCAGCATCATCGTTATCCAAGTCGATGCAGTTAAGTCCAGATATTAGAGTTTCCGAGAGGGAGTTGCTCAAAGCAGTAGCTGAAAACCCTCCGGTTTTGTTTTCCCATGCCAACACTGAGTTGCCTCACCGAGTCGACCATTTCTACTCCAGCTCCTCCGAGGAATCTGTAATTGTCAACACAGCCGCCACTCCGTCAGCGAGTCCACTCACTCCTTTGCCTCTCGCGACTCGGCCAGCGTGTTATTCTTCCACTTCATCGTCGTCCAATTCGATTGCGGAATCCGAAACCCTAACCGTAACCGAAAATCCTAAATTGTCGCGTGAAGAAGATGAGATAGTGGAAAAGCTTAAGAGTCTTGATGTACGCGATCAAGAACAAGGTCTGATTTCGCTACGAAAGATCACGAGAACGAAAGAGGAAACCAGAGTTTCACTTTGTACGCCTCGATTACTCTCTGCTCTTCGTACTTTATTTCCGTCACGATATTTTTCTGTCCAAACAAATGCCATTGCTTCACTTGTTAATTTGTCGTTAGAGAAAGTAAATAAGGTGAAAATTGTGCGGTCTGGTTTTATTCCTCTATTGATTGATGTGTTGAAAGGGGGATTTGATGAAGCGCAAGAGCACGCGGCTGGTGCTTTATTTAGTTTAGCTTTAGAGGATGAGAATAAAATGGCAATTGGTGTTTTAGGTGCGTTGCAGCCGTTGATGCACATGTTGAGGGCAGAGAGTGAGAGAGCTCGCCATGATTCCTCATTGGCCTTGTATCATTTGAGTTTAATACAGAGCAATCGGGTTAAGTTGGTGAAACTTGGGGCTGTTTCGATGTTGTTGAGTATGGTGAAATCGGGTGATCTGGCGAGTAGGTTGCTGCTTGTGTTGTGTAATTTGGCTGCTTGTAATGAAGGGAGGTCGGCCATGCTTGATGCTAATGCGGTGGCAATATTGGTGGGGATATTGAGGGAGGGTGGTGGAGGGGATTCAGAGGTGATTCGGGAGAATTGTGTGGCTGCATTGTTTGCGTTGAGTCATGGGAGTATGAGGTTTAAGGGATTGGCCAAGGAGGCAAGAGCTGTGGAGGTGTTGAGGGAGATTGAAGAGCGAGGGAGTAATAGAGCAAGAGAGAAAGCTAAGaggattttgatgatgatgagaggGAGAGACGAGGAGGACGAGGACATTTGTTGGGAAGAGGTTTTGGAATCAGGTGGAATCAGTCGGACTCGGTACCGAGCTGGTGGCAGAAATTTGCCTGGGCCAAACTCCactaatttttgatttttgtagagtctctttcattatttattgtcttttgtttATTGATACATCTTTGTGGGTGTGAAGGTGGGAATATGTTTTATGcccctttctttctcttattgTTGTTGAGTTCGATTGATGGTAATCAAAGCTGTAATATATTTGGAATGTGTTGGATATGTACATGAATAGCTAGGATTTGGAATAGAGATTAGAAACAAAATTTGGATTTAGTATTGTTGGATATTTCACTAATGATATGATCAATCTCTGTAAGTGTATGCACATGCATAATTATTGGAGCTGACCACTACATTGTTTGTGCCAAGACCCaggaattttattatattatcccTTATTGACCTGTTCTTGAATGGCTGCGTTTGTTGCCTTGTGTCCTCTTCTCTTCTATTAGTGGTTTTCTGGGTATGTAACATTTATGATGGGAATAAATAGTTAGGTATGCTTCCCACTTTCCCCTTGGCATTTGGCAAAGCTCACCTGTCTATGTTGGATTCGGGATGTTGTAGGCTACTCTCtgttatacatatatatatacatgcatgtATGTATTCTGGTGCTCGCCCTTCGCCTGTCAAGTGTGAAATGGAACTTTTTATTTCCAAAAAGTTTGGACTGTGGTTGAAATGAATTTGTGAAGTAATGATGAGTTTGAAAGAGCTTTCagttttctcctctttttctcACATCAAATCAAGATTTGGACCCAGTGCCTCTGTTGCAAATGAGAAAATAGTTATGATATGTTTTAGCCGAGTTGTGCACCGATGCGTAGCAATTCCCTGGTTCATTTGTTCAATATGTATATAGTTATTTTACCTGCCCTTTATAAATCTGTATTTTCCTCTGTGTACTGCAAGGGAAAAAAGGATAAGATGCAGGGAATGGCGTTCTGATTGACTAGGCTTTTATCGCCATGTAAACACGGATGAAATTTTCAGTAAAGAGAGAATTCGTTAGATGAATCATTGCCCATTTGGTTTTTTCACAAGTGGATGGAGTTTTCTACAGACAGGGTATTGATATTAGGATGCTGGTCCTGTCATAAAATAGGATACTGATTGTCTTTTGCAAAGATCCCGTCAAAAAATAGGATACCAATCTTGTTTATTCCAAAAGTTCCCACTTGGTCTCTCACTCCATGCAGGTATGGATttgaaaaatttttaaaaattaaaaagaattttaaattattttttttattttcaaattgttttgaggtATAGGctgaagttaaaaataattttttaaaataaaaaatatttaaaaaataattattagtacATTTTTAAACATCCATTAACATTGTCCTAGCCACAGGTGAGACATGCTGGCGCCTCACGTTGACAATTCATGTGTTCATCATGGCTTCTCTCTCATTTCTTGTTTGGGTTGAACAACCAAGTTGTTGTTCGGTCTTTtcaggtgttttttttagaCATCAATTGAGATTGCTTGCAGTTTTAAATACCCATGAATGTTCCAAGAGGCACGAGTAATGGAGTGTGTTACTATAGCTAGGCACATAGGAGCATCTGTTGTAAGAAACCGAGTAAGGACAGCAGCAACGTGGGACTCACACATTGTATTTCTTTGATTGCCTTTTTTGAGAGGGACGTGCCCATGGCTTGTCAAACATAAAGCATGATCGAAGATCATGCTCCTGCCAAAATGAAAAGCTAGATGGAGATGGCAGAGAAACATGAAGAATTTTCATAAAGCCTTTCCGATTGCCATAGGTAGTTCTGATATTTGGAGACGATACTTCAGTGGAGAAGGCCGAGGCGGATAATGTTTTGTGCCGGGCTAAAGTTGTGTTATGGTGAGTATTGTGCAAAAACAATGAAGTGCTCATAAGTTGTTTCCCGtgtcattatttttaattttatttattttgtatataatatataggccataaatcattatttttaaatttatatattattttttcaaagtgaatttttgctttttaattttaaaatcaaggaaaattagaaaatagGCATCTTTATGtgagattttaaattatttgtcaaATCTTAATCCacctttatattatttatttttaatctatttaaaaaataaaccgaaaatgaaataaatacaaaaaaataaaaagagagaggagggacacaattttggtaaaaaagaaGGGTGCaaaaacgaaaagaaagaaaagaagaaacagaaaaaatccCTAAATGGCGAATCCCTGGGGTTATTTATTGCACCAAAATCCAAGTATTAatattccattaaaaaaataaaaataaaatccacccTAAAAACTAATAGGATCAAAATCAAATTCTCaattaagttcaaggactaATTCTGACCAATAGTTTTTGAGGGTTTGGTACCTTTTCGCCTTTCCATCTAAACCCTCACTTCGGtgactgaaagaaaaaaatgcagaCCGGACACAAAAGAAAGCAACAGCATGAGCTTAAACCTCGAACCAACAAAAAATCAGCCGAAACCATAAGCAACATTAAAGAAGAAGAGCCATTTCCAACTCACGCTCGACCTACACCTGAAGAATGTAGAGCCATACGAGACTCTCTCTTGGCCTTCCACGGCTTTCCTCAAGAGTTTGCAAAGTATCGCAAACAGAGACCCTATTTAATAACTCTACAAGACAAAGAAGAGTCCCCCCACTTAATCAACAATTGCGATGGAAAGAATGACAATGTGGTGAaagtggaagaagaagaagaagaagaagaagaagaagaagaaagtgctTTGGATGGTTTAGTGAAAACAGTGCTATCCCAGAATACTACAGAGGTTAATTCTCAAAGGGCTTTTCTTAATCTCAAGTCTGCCTTTCCAACTTGGGAAAATGTAAgttctttaaattttctttttgtttttgtaaatcttcttgtcccttttttatttgctgtgcTTACAAATCTCGCGCTTTCTTTTgcttgtaattgatttttttggaatttatgaGTGTTATTGAACCTGGTTTTGATGGGCACAGCTcatttaattgataatgaatggaAAGTTGGAGTcaatttgatatgtttttggACCAACATTTTTCATGTCTTGGCGTGATTGTTTTGGCGTGATGGGTGATTAAACTTTTGTAGAATTTCTTAATTGTTGTTGGAACTGATATTTTTATGCATTGGCTTGGTTTTGAATGGTCTACTGTTGTTTCTGTTTAAGGTACTTGCTGCtgaatcaaaatttatagaGGATGCCATAAGATGTGGAGGTTTAGCTCCAACAAAGGCTGCTTGCATTAGGAACATATTGAGTTCTTTGATGGAGAAAAAAGGAAGATTATGCTTGGAGTACCTTCGAGATTTGCCAGTTGCTGAAATTAAGGCTGAGCTCTCTCATTTCAAAGGAATTGGACCCAAGACAGTAACTTTTCTATCAATGACATCATTATGCCATTCTATTAGTTAGCTATTTATCTgctaataattgaaaaatagattagcacttaaaaatataactaatttGGTAGGTATCCATGAAATGTTTTTAACAATGGAAGCCAGCCGTTTggttttcatgaaaagttttgaTTATGCCATCTTCTGTTAATATCTTTTATCTGGTTTCATTGCTTCAACTAGGCTCATGCACAGCTATGGAAATTATATATATCCCACTATGTCTAATTCAAGCCTCAGTTGCAGTTTTGCTCTTTGATTTAAAATGtacatgtatttaattttgcaCATACATGTTTGTTGTTGTATACATTGCTGTATGATACTTGTGTTTGCCATATCTGGATTCTCTTTTATGTGATACATTAGTTAAAAAGGAAAGATGTTGGAAATTCTatgatgtttatttatgttttttgccTGGTTTTGTGGGATATAGGGTTTGCTTTAATACTCAATAAATTGTCATTATCTTCAGAAAGGTGGAgtaactctctcttttttttccccttgcgAAGGCATCAGCTGAACTTGAAGattatcatttcatttcatttcatgttGCCccattctagttttttttttgtttttttttattattattattggcaAGATAGCAATGTTCTGGCCTTTccattcaaattatatttaactcAATCATGTCATATCACAAAAATacagttttgtaatttttggatgcaaacatttatattatttttcgaGATAGGCATTTTTTGATGAACTAGATTCTTCTTCAACTCTCTTaaacttataagaaaaggaGTTAGGAATATGCTGGGGGAGAGAGTCTTGTACTGTCTGCTAGTGCAGTTCAGTAAAGAAAAGGCTAATAGAGGTAATGGAAACTGGATTGAAATATTGGAACAATGTAGACAAAAAATTCAGAAACATCGGGCAGTGATTACTGCAAGTTTATGAGTATTGACAAGAGGATACATGGATGATATCTTGCATAAAGAGAAAGGATGAGTATGAAAGCAAAGATAGTTAATTCCTTTTGCCAAGATAGGACGGACATGTTTGGACAATATAAGTTTGACTACTGACTTTGCACCTAAGTCTTAAGTAGCGCTATTTGGTGATCCTTAATATTTATGTAGGCCCAATTACCCTGAAAGCAGCCTCAGCTTATGGTTTTTGGAGATGGGCACATGGAGACATAATGATGTCACCCAGATGTACAGCCACTGCCTGTCCTGTCCTGGTCTGTGGCTGTTCTgttctgattttattttgttgatccAGCAGGCGTGCAAGGATATATTGTAGATCCAAAAGCCTAAGAAAGTAACTCCATCTAACACTTTAGGGAGGTGGAGCCATGGTACTACAATTGTCCTTGTGATCTGCAGAAGTTGGTTAGCAAGAATGAGACTTTGAAACTGTTATTTGATTATCTTCTAGATTTGGCTGGACTAGTACTGTTTACCAAaaattttacctttttatttgattatcttCCCTCCAAACTTGGATAAGGAATGCGAGGACTAGACTATGTGTAAGCTGAAATTAACTAAACCATGCTTTCAGCAATGTTTCCTGTAAGCTGAATAGAAAATAAGAGGGCCatataatatagtaaaaaacaCAAGCTGGTACAGTCACTTTTGCTAGAATTAGTATGTTTTCCCCATTGAATCACCCAAAATCAAAGTGTAGAGCTGTTTGATTGGTGGGAACTGATATTTTATTGCTCACACATTTCGGGGAGTACCTTCTGGTTTTTTCCTAGGGATTttagcatttttcttttctgttaagGTCAAGGTCCTCGTATATAAATTCCTCAACACTATTGTTCTAGCATGTAGActgtgaaaacaaaaaaaagctaatattaGTGTCTGCAATTATCAGTTGTCATGCTTTCTTTATGATTGTTGGTTTGCCTAACATGTAATTAATTTCACGAACACCCATTTTTACTCCTTAACTTGGGAATCAAATACTCTTTTCTTTGTCTTGCATGAGCACAAGCCCACCTATTTTCATATGCATGTTTTCATGTTTCATGAGAATCTACTGTAAACAAACATTATGTTACCAGAAGTTACTGTTAATTTACCTTGCCAATTGATTAAAATTGTATTAGATTTGGTATTacattaaatttcatttgtatcggtaatttatttatctatttagtTGTATATGTTATTATGGTTAAAACTTTGCCATCTTCAACATTTGTGTTGCTATCCCAATTGttcaagaaattaataattGTGAAATACACGGCAGGTAGCTTGTGTTTTGATGTTCAACCTTCAGAAGGATGATTTCCCAGTGGACACGCATGTGAGTGTTATCTTGTTCATAagtatttcaaaattttcatcaCAAGATATCATTTGGACtagttcaaacttcaaaccaGTTTACACAAAAAACTTACATGTTGCAGGTGTTTGAAATTGCAAAGGCCATTGGTTGGGTACCACCAGTGGCAGACCGCAATAAGACATATCTTCACCTCAATCATCGCATACCAAAGGAACTAAAATTTGATCTGAATTGTCTTCTATATACACACGGTAAGCTTTGCCGTAAATGCACTAAGAAAAGTGGCAGCCAGCAAAGAAAGGAAACCCATGATGATTCCTGTCCTCTACTAAATTATTGTGTAAAATTATCATGACCAGAATGAACAAAATAGTTTTAGGATTTCCAAAATAGCCATACGTGGCCACTTTTTTCCCCGAAGAGAGAGCATTACTATTCTTTCTCCTGAATACTTCAAGTTGTAGATCCTACTGGTGATTTGCTTGGAAAAACAGATAAGATGGAGGATTTATAACATAGAATCCAGCTATCTATAACATTTTCCTAGATCATGTGTACATATATGATTcaaacattataaatatatgTTCATCTTTTTCTTCCTGAAGCAAGAAGCATTCTTTTGATTGAGTAGTTGTGTGAGGTTAGCAGGAAAGAGTGTGGCGTAATAGAAGTAAAGTTATTGGTGGAAGTAGTTAGGGATAATAGTATAATCAAATGTTTTCAACAGTTCCCAAAAGCTTTAGTGTATTGTCCTACAATTATGCACAAAAAATTGTcagataatgaaataaatagtgGCTgaaaacttcatatttttacaaatatctGCTTCTAGCCATAAAAAAATTGTGCCTGGATTGTGTGAAAGATTGCCCAGATCTTGTTGGCTTCCTTTAGATTGTAGATATGCTTACATCGTTGTCAACCtcttttattctttcattttgtAGTTATGTAGTTTTGCTCGCACGAGGCTGTAGGAATTAGCGTAACAAGGCATAAGTAGGAACTGATCAGTCAAGATAACCAAgttaaaaacaaatggaaatgTCTCTGCATGTAGTGGGAAATCAGTTTATAGATAGTGCAGTCCCAGCTACAGTCCCCGCATATTTTTGACTTTTTATGTTAGAATATATGTCTACTAGCTAATTGGTtggttatatttgatattaattttgtttatataaaatatatttattattaataattatttatttatttatttatatttgatcaatttgattaatgaaattagaataaagataaaatcctAGAGACAAAtgatttgcaaagaaaattacaaagttgttataattattacaTAGACATTGAATTGACATATATGAGAATTCTATATGGAGAAATCACTTGTATCCATGTAAAGAATTATGTGACAATTGTATGAGtaattcttaaacttaaaatcactaaattatattatataaataatgttaTGTTTTCATCTGACCATACGTTGTTCTGATCAAAGGTAACAAAATAGCAGACAatgggtataacatgaactatataaaagtatttataGTGATTAAGAGAGTTTATCACCTTAGGTAAATTAGgcaaatgttttatttattatcaaattatattgattgtgaaaggtggaatgagatttgaaaaaaatttcaaatattattcaaaaaatcaatgactatggtgttgaaaacaaacatgatttgatagaATAGACGCACTCCatgctataatatctaaatcgaAACATTCCCgatgaagaaataataattatactgagaaactagtcactgaaaggttaagtcaaatcacttttcatttttttaatatttgagagaTCATGACACGTTGCAAGATATTGtatttaatcttcaaatataagttaatcaatttgttgaattgataataatttagattatttaatttatttaattctattttatttaagattgtgatttatatttaagccaacttattagggaacctaatgaGTCATCCATTAAGAATCAttggtcataaattaaaataagataactaatcaAGCGTgctttgattataaataaattttagaaattaaggaatataatgtaattaatttatggaattaaaattttaaatcttgaaaaatcaaatagaaactcgaatgaataaatttctaaaattattttgaaataatatatataatactatTCAAAGCGCAAATTGATATTATGTCATTTATAATTCTATTAGGTTTTTTCTATAAACAGAATGTTATACCTTATATTTCTTGTGTGCGAGTTGTACAGATGTTACAGAACATACAATACAAAGAAacacctaaaacataaaaagaaagagtcGGCAATCAAAGACATAATAATCCATCTCTTCTAAAAAGGgttttaagagatttctcatTAGTGGTTTGTATGGATTACTATTAGAGATCGGATAATTGGATGACTTGTGGTTTGAACAACCCAACCTTGAAGTAATCGTCGCTCACACCCTAAAAGATCTTAAGATTGTATAACAGGATCTTTGAAACtcctgaaaaattttaaatttatcatttacaTTGCGTTTATATGTTTCAGGAAATCCAACAGTGGTATCATAGCTATCGTTAGATAATTAGGGTTGTTGAttgcatgtttttattattgatggcgttaattatgaatttaattcatgtttaatttttttttccaaatgtaatttttctctcatttttttttaaatataatgcCCAATTACTATTCTCGTCAAATCTAGATGGGTTTTCTAGATCTGGCCAGAATCCccattaaaatcatgtttagTGGCTACACAACCGCCAAAGATATGTCTAATTGTGCTAAGTGCATGGCCAACAGCGCCGGGCATTGTTGGAAACTTACGCGAGGTAGAAGCCTCATGTTGGTGACTGTGTAGCGTAAGCGGCAGTCCCTTGCGTTGCTATGGCCaccagcaaaaagaaaaaggaaaagaggggCAAAATTATGATTCTACCCATGTAATATATTTTAGGGTCTAAATTACTATTTTACCCTTGTACTTTATACCTTATTTAGTTTGGGCATTTGGGGTAGAATtatgattttaccttttaatttataaaatgttgattttatatttcaaaattaaaatcctaaattaaaataattttcctaAATTAACTAGGGTTGAATTAAAAGTGTTTAGttccattttgttttgatttttgtaatATCCTAATTGgattaagaattaattaaaagtttaattaaactactttagaaaaataacttttctaaaataaatagagtTTCTGAAGccaaacaattttatttaattaatcctaaaatagttttggatgttaataaaaaaagtaatatgattaatatttattattaaattttaaaaaatagttttcaaataaaatatgtattgaataaaatttattaagtttggaaaattatcaaattgaatttgatataatatttctaattgttagaaatattatttaaaattgcatataaagctaataattagaattgaagcatgCATTATATTGATTATGCATATTAATGTGTTTTATTCATGATGTATGATTATGGACATTAAAAAACCAATgtgattgtgttttttgttAGTTGAAATGttataatatgaaataaaatctaCGTGTCTTGCCTTTTTCTCTACCTATTCTTCTAGGTTGTAAATCTTTTTCTCATCCAATTTATCTTAAATGGTAGGAGATCAAATTATGATTAaagatcttttttaaatttaattataaatatgcaTGCATGAAACCAATAACTTGCAACCTTTACATGAAAAAGTTGATAAACCATTATGAGTAATAATATATCCCTTCATAGCGTACTTGATGCTAATAAAATGACTAGACCAAACTTCTTGGACTAGTATCAAATATGAGAATTGTTCtctacaagaaaaaatattatatgatcTGGAAAATTTGATTCTTCATCCCCTTAATAAAGATATTGATAACGAAGTTAGGAATGAATATTCACCTCATAATAATGATGGTAAGTAGGCTATATGTATAATGTTAGCTAGCATATTACCTGAACTTCAAAGACATCATGGGAATATGGATGCCCATATTATAATTATACATCTCAAAGAGTTGTTTGATGTAATTAGTGTCACTGAGAGGTATAAAACCTCTAAGGAATTGTTCCACTACAAGATGACAGAGAGTTCCTTTATGAAcacctatatttaaaaaataattggctATATGAGAAATTGGATCATCTGGGCTTTGTCATAGATCATGAGTTAAAAGTTGACTTGGTCTTATAATCTTTGCATCAAAATCACATAAGCCTACTTGAAGcatcaagaaaaacaagggTATTTGTCATCAttgtgacaaaaaaaatcactggAGGAGGAATTGCAAAGACTATATTGTAATTGTAAAGGCTAAAAACCTTATTGAAGCTTCTGTCTTAGGTATGTTTATGAttgaataaagataaaatagacTTATGTGTTATCAATAGAGTAAAAGTTGTTGCATTAACTTTGATAAGTGGGATGATAATAAAACTtagtaattgttattttattctagtATGTTCTAGAAACATCATATCCATTTCTTACTTagctttgaattaattaaaatttattactaAAGATTaatgttatttcttttataataatgatgtttattATGGTTTTGGTATTTATACAAATTGCTTGTATATACTTAAGCTTGAAATGCCCATATTCAAtataaacaacaagaagaataaattgaataatCAATATTCATCATATTTATGACATTTATGACATTATAGATTAGATCATATCAATGAAACAAGAATCACCAAGTTAAATAAAGAAggatattttaatctttttttattatgaatcatATAAAACTTGTGAAGCTTATTTATTAAGTAAGATGACCAAAACAACCTTTATTAGAAAGAGTGaaagatttaataaattgttaGGTATAATACATACAGATGTGTATGGACCAATGATGATTTATGTCATAGGTGGATATATGTATTTCATAACATGTACTGATAACCATATTGGATATAGTTATATGTATCTGAttaaaatttgaacttgaaatgttaaaataattcaaaactgaagttgaaatataaGCTAGAAAGAGTATTAAGATACTTTAATCTGATCGAGGTGGTAAATACTTGAGTCAAAATTTTTAAGA
It encodes:
- the LOC7453750 gene encoding U-box domain-containing protein 38, whose amino-acid sequence is MGGNGKRRWKISFYSRSKPTQTQHQQQQPPKEFICPISGSLMFDPVVVSSGQTFERLSVQVCHDLGFIPTLQDNSLPDFTNVIPNLAIKTTIQNWCDSSGTQHPPAPDYSSLEEIIREKMKFSSPSASSLSKSMQLSPDIRVSERELLKAVAENPPVLFSHANTELPHRVDHFYSSSSEESVIVNTAATPSASPLTPLPLATRPACYSSTSSSSNSIAESETLTVTENPKLSREEDEIVEKLKSLDVRDQEQGLISLRKITRTKEETRVSLCTPRLLSALRTLFPSRYFSVQTNAIASLVNLSLEKVNKVKIVRSGFIPLLIDVLKGGFDEAQEHAAGALFSLALEDENKMAIGVLGALQPLMHMLRAESERARHDSSLALYHLSLIQSNRVKLVKLGAVSMLLSMVKSGDLASRLLLVLCNLAACNEGRSAMLDANAVAILVGILREGGGGDSEVIRENCVAALFALSHGSMRFKGLAKEARAVEVLREIEERGSNRAREKAKRILMMMRGRDEEDEDICWEEVLESGGISRTRYRAGGRNLPGPNSTNF
- the LOC7474873 gene encoding putative DNA glycosylase At3g47830; the encoded protein is MQTGHKRKQQHELKPRTNKKSAETISNIKEEEPFPTHARPTPEECRAIRDSLLAFHGFPQEFAKYRKQRPYLITLQDKEESPHLINNCDGKNDNVVKVEEEEEEEEEEEESALDGLVKTVLSQNTTEVNSQRAFLNLKSAFPTWENVLAAESKFIEDAIRCGGLAPTKAACIRNILSSLMEKKGRLCLEYLRDLPVAEIKAELSHFKGIGPKTVACVLMFNLQKDDFPVDTHVFEIAKAIGWVPPVADRNKTYLHLNHRIPKELKFDLNCLLYTHGKLCRKCTKKSGSQQRKETHDDSCPLLNYCVKLS